One genomic window of Niveibacterium sp. SC-1 includes the following:
- the dhaM gene encoding dihydroxyacetone kinase phosphoryl donor subunit DhaM, translating into MPNVGIVIVSHSSKVAEGAADMVRQMVGDSVPLAWTGGDPDGGLGTDVAAILGAIERAWSPAGVAILVDLGGAETNSEMAIEMLDDARRDKVVVCSAPVVEGAVMAATEASGGSPLEAVQRTAEELSPV; encoded by the coding sequence GTGCCCAATGTCGGAATCGTGATCGTCTCGCATTCGTCCAAGGTCGCGGAGGGCGCGGCCGACATGGTGCGCCAGATGGTGGGCGACTCGGTGCCGCTGGCCTGGACCGGAGGTGACCCGGACGGCGGGCTCGGCACCGATGTGGCGGCGATCCTGGGTGCGATCGAACGCGCCTGGTCGCCGGCCGGCGTCGCGATCCTCGTTGATCTGGGCGGGGCCGAGACCAATAGCGAGATGGCGATCGAGATGCTCGACGATGCGCGCCGCGACAAGGTCGTGGTCTGCAGCGCGCCGGTCGTCGAGGGCGCGGTGATGGCCGCCACCGAAGCTTCGGGCGGCAGTCCGCTCGAGGCGGTGCAGCGCACCGCCGAAGAACTGTCACCGGTGTAG
- the dhaL gene encoding dihydroxyacetone kinase subunit DhaL → MTPTLQAKLIAAMAETIFVHAEELTELDRAIGDGDHGLNMERGFRHVLEASPQWHDKPSAETLKALGTALIMKVGGASGPLYGTLFMSLGKAWPEPLDAAGLAAALASAIAAIEKLGKSEPGQKTMLDVLVPVQEALARGGEGLSARLARCAAEAAERTVPMRAIKGRASFLGERSIGHMDPGARSASLLVAAICGALDTD, encoded by the coding sequence ATGACGCCGACCCTGCAGGCGAAACTCATCGCGGCGATGGCGGAGACCATCTTCGTGCATGCCGAGGAGCTGACCGAACTCGACCGCGCGATTGGCGACGGCGACCACGGCCTCAACATGGAGCGCGGCTTCCGCCATGTGCTGGAAGCCTCGCCGCAGTGGCACGACAAGCCGTCCGCGGAAACGCTCAAGGCGCTGGGCACCGCGTTGATCATGAAGGTCGGTGGCGCCTCCGGCCCGCTCTACGGCACGCTCTTCATGAGCCTGGGCAAGGCCTGGCCAGAACCGTTGGATGCTGCAGGCCTTGCGGCCGCACTCGCGAGCGCGATTGCCGCGATCGAGAAACTGGGAAAGAGCGAGCCCGGCCAGAAGACGATGCTCGATGTATTGGTGCCGGTACAGGAGGCGCTCGCGCGTGGCGGCGAGGGGCTGTCGGCGCGGCTGGCACGCTGTGCAGCCGAAGCTGCGGAGCGGACCGTGCCGATGCGCGCGATCAAGGGCCGCGCCTCCTTCCTCGGCGAACGTTCGATCGGCCACATGGATCCCGGCGCACGCTCGGCTTCGCTGCTGGTCGCGGCGATCTGCGGCGCGCTGGACACGGACTGA
- a CDS encoding ABC transporter ATP-binding protein, which yields MAEFRFDEVSKRFGAIQALSGLSLHVGDGEFLVLLGPTGAGKTTTLRLLAGLEKPDSGRVWIGGEDITEEPPAARDLAFVFQQYSLYPHLSVFDNLAFPLRSPARRVPEPQIEVRVREVARLLHIEEKLSSRATQLSGGQMQRVAIGRALVRTPQIYLMDEPLSSLDAKLRGELRVELKRIQQELGATMLYVTHDQTEAMTLATRVGVLDHGRLVQLGTPREIYEDPVSTYVATRLGSPVINLLPRSLLPALAAPAQCATVGVRTEHARVRPANGGGALGRVTRIENLGDQIHLHVGIAEHDFVTLAQDGHGLAGGEAVDIEFVRPLFFDAAGARLQ from the coding sequence ATGGCTGAGTTCCGCTTCGACGAGGTCTCCAAACGCTTCGGCGCCATCCAGGCGCTGAGCGGGCTCAGCCTGCATGTCGGCGACGGCGAGTTCCTGGTCCTCCTCGGCCCCACGGGCGCCGGCAAGACGACCACGCTGCGCCTGCTCGCCGGGCTGGAGAAGCCCGACAGTGGCCGCGTGTGGATCGGTGGCGAAGACATCACGGAGGAGCCGCCCGCCGCGCGCGATCTTGCCTTCGTGTTCCAGCAGTACTCGCTCTACCCGCATCTGAGCGTCTTCGACAATCTCGCCTTCCCGCTGCGCTCGCCGGCGCGCCGGGTGCCCGAGCCGCAGATCGAGGTGCGAGTGCGCGAGGTCGCACGCCTCCTGCATATCGAGGAAAAGCTCAGCAGTCGCGCCACCCAGCTCTCGGGTGGCCAGATGCAGCGCGTCGCGATCGGCCGCGCGCTGGTGCGCACGCCGCAGATCTACCTGATGGACGAACCGCTGTCCTCGCTCGACGCGAAGCTGCGTGGCGAGTTGCGGGTCGAGCTCAAGCGCATCCAGCAGGAGCTCGGTGCCACCATGCTCTACGTCACCCACGACCAGACCGAGGCAATGACGCTGGCCACGCGCGTCGGCGTGCTCGACCACGGCCGCCTCGTGCAGCTTGGCACGCCGCGCGAGATCTACGAGGACCCGGTCAGCACCTATGTCGCGACGCGCCTGGGCAGCCCGGTCATCAACCTCCTGCCGCGCAGCCTGCTGCCCGCGCTGGCTGCGCCCGCGCAGTGCGCCACCGTCGGCGTGCGCACCGAGCATGCGCGCGTGCGGCCAGCGAACGGCGGCGGCGCGCTGGGGCGCGTCACGCGCATCGAGAATCTCGGGGACCAGATCCATCTGCATGTCGGCATTGCCGAGCATGACTTCGTCACCCTGGCGCAGGACGGCCACGGCCTTGCCGGCGGCGAAGCGGTGGATATCGAATTCGTGCGGCCGCTTTTCTTCGACGCTGCCGGCGCGCGGCTCCAGTGA
- a CDS encoding ABC transporter ATP-binding protein, whose translation MAEIRVDKLHKAFGDFVAVRESDFTVRDGDFFCLLGPSGCGKTTTMRMIAGLELPTSGRILLDGEDVTFRRASHRDIAFVFQLFALYPHMNVRANIAFPLKAQGMPRGEIRTRVEEVARILRIAPLLDLPVSGLSSGDRQRVALGRAIVRQPKAFMMDEPLGALDAEFRELMCGELRALHDRLRATTVYVTHDQLEAMSMADTIAIMNEGVIEQVGTPRTVYEQPASLFVADFVGSPAMNFIPFRAALAEGAAEVRIDDVAVPVPPLREAVEDSELVLGVRPEHIELTDPNEAAPLRARVFGVEYMGTTQIVTLNPAGGGTLKARVSSELAVRAGDNVGLHLRPERLSVFRKRDGRALKSRLHEVPHG comes from the coding sequence ATGGCCGAGATCCGCGTCGACAAACTGCACAAGGCCTTCGGCGATTTCGTCGCGGTGCGCGAGTCGGACTTCACCGTGCGCGACGGGGACTTCTTCTGCCTGCTCGGCCCTTCGGGCTGCGGCAAGACCACGACCATGCGCATGATCGCGGGCCTGGAGCTTCCGACCTCGGGCCGCATCCTGCTCGACGGTGAGGACGTGACGTTCCGGCGTGCTTCGCATCGCGACATCGCCTTCGTGTTCCAGCTCTTCGCGCTGTATCCGCACATGAACGTGCGCGCCAACATCGCCTTCCCGCTCAAGGCGCAGGGCATGCCGCGCGGCGAGATCCGCACGCGGGTGGAGGAGGTCGCGCGCATCCTGCGGATTGCGCCGCTGCTCGACCTGCCGGTCTCGGGCCTGTCCAGTGGGGACCGCCAGCGCGTGGCGCTCGGCCGCGCGATCGTGCGGCAGCCCAAGGCCTTCATGATGGACGAGCCGCTGGGCGCGCTCGACGCCGAGTTCCGCGAGCTCATGTGCGGCGAGTTGCGCGCCTTGCACGACCGCCTGCGTGCGACCACGGTCTATGTCACCCACGACCAGCTCGAAGCGATGTCGATGGCCGACACCATCGCGATCATGAACGAGGGCGTGATCGAACAGGTCGGCACGCCGCGGACGGTCTACGAGCAGCCGGCGAGCCTCTTCGTCGCGGACTTCGTCGGTTCGCCGGCGATGAACTTCATTCCTTTCCGCGCCGCGCTTGCCGAGGGCGCGGCCGAGGTCCGCATCGACGACGTGGCGGTCCCCGTGCCGCCGCTGCGCGAAGCGGTCGAGGACAGCGAGCTGGTGCTCGGCGTGCGGCCCGAACATATCGAGCTCACTGATCCAAATGAGGCGGCACCCTTGCGCGCACGAGTGTTCGGCGTGGAGTACATGGGCACCACGCAGATCGTGACGCTCAATCCGGCCGGCGGCGGCACGCTCAAGGCACGCGTGTCCTCCGAACTCGCAGTGCGCGCGGGCGACAACGTCGGCCTGCATCTGCGGCCCGAGCGCCTCTCCGTGTTCAGGAAGCGCGATGGGCGCGCCCTGAAGAGCCGCCTGCACGAGGTGCCTCATGGCTGA
- a CDS encoding carbohydrate ABC transporter permease has product MSAAARNLAHSVVEPTPLAKRIAGVLIVLYALLSMVPLGWIFLTAVKTGPDSIAYPPKVVFKPSAEGFCNLFTTRTRQTAEYIQSLPPSASVCDSVTREHNMVIAGPSNFQPRFINSLIIAFGSTALSILLGATSAYAFSRFRVPGKDDLLFFILSTRMMPPIAVAIPIYLMYRELGLNDTRVGMILLYTAVNISLAVWLLKGFMDEIPREYEEAALIDGYTRLQAFFKVVLPQATTGIVATAIFCLIFAWNEYAFAVLLTSGEAQTAPPFIPIIIGEGGQDWPAVASGTAIFLVPILVFTVLLRKHLLRGITFGAVRK; this is encoded by the coding sequence ATGAGCGCCGCAGCCAGAAACCTTGCCCACTCGGTGGTCGAGCCCACGCCGCTCGCGAAGCGGATCGCGGGTGTCCTGATCGTGCTCTATGCGCTGCTCTCGATGGTGCCGCTGGGCTGGATCTTCCTCACGGCGGTGAAGACCGGGCCCGACTCGATCGCCTATCCGCCCAAGGTCGTGTTCAAGCCTTCGGCCGAAGGCTTCTGCAATCTCTTCACGACGCGCACGCGACAGACCGCCGAATACATTCAGTCGCTGCCGCCTTCGGCGAGCGTCTGCGACAGCGTCACGCGCGAACACAACATGGTCATCGCGGGACCCTCGAACTTCCAGCCACGCTTCATCAATTCGCTGATCATCGCCTTTGGCTCGACCGCGCTCTCCATCCTGCTCGGCGCGACGTCCGCCTATGCCTTCTCGCGCTTCCGCGTGCCGGGCAAGGACGATCTGCTTTTCTTCATCCTGTCGACGCGGATGATGCCGCCGATCGCCGTCGCGATCCCGATCTACCTGATGTACCGCGAGCTCGGGCTCAACGACACGCGGGTCGGCATGATCCTGCTCTACACCGCGGTCAACATCTCGCTCGCGGTGTGGCTGCTCAAGGGCTTCATGGACGAGATTCCGCGCGAGTACGAGGAGGCCGCGCTGATCGACGGCTATACGCGCCTGCAGGCCTTCTTCAAGGTCGTGCTGCCGCAGGCGACGACGGGCATCGTGGCAACCGCGATCTTCTGCCTGATCTTCGCGTGGAACGAGTATGCGTTCGCGGTGTTGCTCACCTCCGGGGAGGCACAGACGGCGCCGCCCTTCATCCCGATCATCATCGGGGAGGGGGGGCAGGACTGGCCTGCAGTGGCGTCGGGCACGGCGATCTTCCTGGTGCCGATCCTGGTGTTTACGGTGCTGTTGCGGAAGCACTTGTTGCGGGGGATTACGTTTGGGGCGGTGAGGAAATGA